The Penaeus chinensis breed Huanghai No. 1 chromosome 21, ASM1920278v2, whole genome shotgun sequence genome has a window encoding:
- the LOC125036389 gene encoding class E basic helix-loop-helix protein 22-like has product MSAFPYPAMLGVQHLMGGDMRHAPQLNPGRRPDQDPHVPNPFYQRDAAHHAPVRDDHPSAQDSMQLLRSDLLGLSRGQVVARDLSRDMGVAGGRDEGVSVPRELAGLQALDHSMGGNIENQDPAGGGGGCVTPTSVKEERDHRDDGTGGSCSDDDGARSGPGGGPRESLGPGGKKVRQQKHVRLSINARERRRMHDLNDALDDLRAVIPYAHSPSVRKLSKIATLLLAKNYILMQSNAIEELRRVVTYLNQPGAHLPHLPPSAAFETGLSGADTGVGALPPGFPRLPTQPHNPPHPPQQRNSKPQPLFSDPSPPYKSQS; this is encoded by the coding sequence ATGAGCGCCTTCCCCTACCCGGCCATGCTGGGCGTGCAGCATCTCATGGGCGGCGACATGCGCCACGCCCCCCAGCTGAACCCCGGCCGCCGCCCGGACCAGGACCCGCACGTACCCAACCCCTTCTACCAGCGCGACGCCGCCCACCACGCGCCCGTTCGGGACGACCACCCGTCTGCCCAGGACTCGATGCAGCTCCTGCGAAGTGACCTGCTGGGGCTGTCCCGGGGCCAGGTGGTCGCGCGGGACCTGTCGCGAGACATGGGCGTGGCGGGCGGCCGCGACGAGGGGGTGTCGGTCCCGCGGGAGCTGGCGGGCCTGCAGGCGCTCGACCACTCGATGGGCGGCAACATCGAGAACCAAGAcccggcgggcggcggcggcggctgcgtcACGCCCACCTCGGTCAAGGAGGAGCGCGACCATCGCGACGATGGTACTGGTGGATCTTGCAGCGACGACGACGGCGCGCGAAGCGGCCCCGGGGGCGGCCCGCGCGAGTCCCTCGGGCCCGGGGGCAAAAAAGTGCGACAGCAAAAACACGTGAGACTTTCTATTAATGCACGCGAGCGGCGACGAATGCACGACCTGAACGACGCACTGGACGACCTGCGCGCTGTCATCCCGTACGCTCACTCTCCCTCCGTCAGGAAGCTCTCCAAGATCGCCACCCTGCTCCTCGCCAAGAACTACATCCTCATGCAGTCCAACGCCATCGAGGAGCTGCGGCGGGTGGTGACGTACCTCAACCAGCCCGGCGCTCACCTGCCGCACCTGCCTCCGTCGGCGGCTTTCGAGACGGGGCTGAGCGGCGCGGACACGGGTGTGGGGGCCCTGCCGCCGGGCTTCCCGCGCCTCCCCACACAGCCCCACAACCCGCCGCACCCGCCGCAGCAGCGGAACAGCAAGCCGCAGCCACTGTTCAGCGACCCGTCTCCTCCCTACAAGTCTCAGTCATAA